A window from Erythrobacter sp. YJ-T3-07 encodes these proteins:
- a CDS encoding extensin family protein encodes MSEGNRHFRWLRGVVRVLRPLASLGKDRRVLAILILLALFVGGRAWLAENPGSDPWAPLDLRDEPGWATRSKIAALRDDPAQCRAVLERSAVAFTALEPLGEAPCLRDNRTQLDEFPYAGERPDTTCATAAALEIWRRDAVQPAAREIFGQEVARIEHFGSFSCRRMYGRDEGPWSEHATANAIDIAGFVLADGTRIAVVNDWQGEGDKARFLRQVRDGACRTFGTVLSPDYNEAHRDHFHLDQAARGLGGVCR; translated from the coding sequence ATGAGCGAGGGCAACCGACATTTCCGATGGCTGCGTGGCGTCGTCCGCGTGCTGAGGCCGCTCGCCAGCCTCGGCAAAGACCGGCGCGTGCTCGCGATCCTGATCCTGCTGGCGCTGTTCGTCGGCGGGCGGGCATGGCTTGCGGAGAACCCGGGCAGCGACCCGTGGGCGCCGCTCGACCTGCGCGACGAACCGGGCTGGGCGACCCGCTCCAAGATCGCGGCGCTGCGCGACGACCCGGCGCAATGCCGCGCGGTGCTGGAGCGTAGCGCGGTGGCATTTACCGCGCTGGAGCCGCTGGGCGAGGCGCCATGCCTTCGCGACAATCGCACGCAGCTCGACGAATTCCCTTACGCTGGCGAGCGGCCCGACACGACCTGTGCGACCGCCGCCGCGCTGGAAATCTGGCGGCGTGACGCCGTGCAGCCCGCCGCGCGAGAGATCTTCGGGCAGGAGGTTGCGCGGATTGAGCATTTCGGCAGTTTCAGCTGTCGGCGGATGTACGGGCGCGACGAAGGCCCGTGGAGCGAGCATGCCACCGCCAATGCGATCGACATCGCGGGCTTCGTGCTGGCGGATGGGACGCGGATCGCGGTGGTCAACGACTGGCAGGGGGAGGGCGACAAGGCCCGCTTTCTCCGCCAGGTCCGCGATGGCGCGTGCCGGACCTTCGGCACCGTTCTCTCACCCGATTACAACGAAGCCCACCGCGACCATTTCCACCTCGATCAGGCGGCGCGCGGGTTAGGCGGTGTGTGTCGCTAG
- the phoU gene encoding phosphate signaling complex protein PhoU, translating into MISEHTVKAFDEDITRLRGLITEMGGLAETALEGALDALIRGDEVLAERIVADDRKLDALESEVDRLAVKIIALRAPMADDLREVIAALKIAGVVERIGDYAKNIAKRVGRIEGRTRFEPLTLLPAMADVAAEMVHDVLTAYAARDAALAREVIAQDKKVDAFYNSIFRNLVSHMVENPATISSAAQLLFVARNIERIGDHATNVAEMVYFAATGDYPLDEDEN; encoded by the coding sequence ATGATCTCGGAACACACAGTCAAAGCCTTCGATGAGGACATCACCCGGCTGCGCGGGCTCATCACGGAGATGGGCGGCCTCGCCGAAACCGCGCTGGAAGGCGCGCTCGACGCGCTGATCCGCGGGGACGAGGTCCTTGCCGAGAGGATCGTCGCGGACGACCGCAAGCTGGACGCGCTGGAAAGCGAGGTCGACCGGCTCGCGGTCAAGATCATCGCCCTGCGCGCGCCGATGGCGGACGATTTGCGCGAAGTGATCGCCGCGCTGAAGATCGCCGGGGTGGTCGAGCGGATCGGCGACTATGCCAAGAACATCGCCAAGCGCGTCGGGCGGATCGAAGGTCGTACGCGGTTCGAACCGCTCACGCTGCTGCCCGCGATGGCCGATGTTGCGGCGGAGATGGTGCACGACGTGCTGACCGCCTATGCCGCGCGCGATGCCGCGCTGGCCCGCGAAGTGATCGCGCAGGACAAGAAGGTCGACGCCTTCTACAATTCCATTTTCCGCAATCTTGTCAGCCACATGGTTGAAAATCCTGCGACCATTTCGAGCGCGGCGCAGCTGCTGTTCGTGGCCCGCAATATAGAGCGCATCGGTGACCACGCGACCAACGTGGCTGAGATGGTCTATTTCGCGGCGACCGGCGATTACCCGCTCGACGAAGACGAGAATTGA
- the pstB gene encoding phosphate ABC transporter ATP-binding protein PstB — protein sequence MDDKAEPKMRASDVSVFYGDKKAIDDVSIDIPTKFVTAFIGPSGCGKSTFLRTLNRMNDTIPSARVEGQIELDGEDIYSSGMDVVQLRARVGMVFQKPNPFPKSIYENIAYGPKIHGLAESKGELDEIVERSLQRAGLWNEVKDRLGESGTALSGGQQQRLCIARAIAVDPEVILMDEPASALDPIATAKIEELIDDLAGRYAIVIVTHSMQQAARVSQRTAFFHLGKMVEYGPTDQIFTNPLEERTKDYITGRYG from the coding sequence ATGGACGACAAGGCCGAGCCCAAGATGCGCGCAAGCGACGTCTCGGTCTTCTATGGCGACAAGAAAGCGATCGACGATGTGTCGATCGACATTCCGACGAAGTTCGTCACCGCCTTTATCGGCCCCTCGGGTTGCGGCAAGTCGACCTTCCTGCGCACACTGAACCGCATGAACGACACGATCCCTTCGGCCCGCGTCGAGGGTCAGATCGAGCTCGACGGCGAAGATATCTATTCCAGCGGCATGGATGTGGTTCAGCTGCGTGCCCGGGTGGGGATGGTGTTCCAGAAGCCCAACCCCTTCCCCAAGTCGATTTACGAGAACATCGCCTACGGCCCGAAGATTCACGGCCTGGCGGAGAGTAAGGGCGAGCTGGACGAGATCGTCGAACGATCGCTGCAGCGCGCCGGCCTGTGGAACGAGGTGAAGGATCGCCTTGGTGAATCGGGTACCGCGCTGTCCGGTGGCCAGCAGCAGCGCCTGTGCATCGCGCGCGCGATCGCGGTCGATCCTGAAGTGATCCTGATGGACGAACCGGCCTCCGCGCTGGACCCGATCGCGACCGCCAAGATCGAGGAGCTGATCGACGATCTGGCCGGTCGCTACGCGATCGTCATCGTAACCCACTCGATGCAACAGGCGGCGCGCGTTTCGCAGCGGACCGCCTTTTTCCACCTCGGCAAGATGGTAGAATATGGTCCGACGGACCAAATCTTTACCAATCCGCTCGAAGAACGAACCAAAGACTATATCACCGGACGCTACGGATGA
- a CDS encoding error-prone DNA polymerase, translating into MPEAPLTPDKRRIDLDPEGIDPPPRAPFVELGLVSCFSFLRGSSDAVDLVLTARALGYDALGIADANSMAGVVRIHTEAKTLKLRPVIGCRIETVEGLAFLAYPKDRAAYGCLCRLISQGRMQTLSGKWQEKGVCEIDLAMLADHAEDVQLTLLPPDDLDARFTIAVPSNVIPFRHPSSGRQTGSKLPDQVRGDDKVELTAPFPKVLPHLTAQLPTLRHLAAAYLYRGDDIARIDRLDAVAHEHGLSLLATNDVHYHIPERRPLNDVMTAIRHKTTVEAAGHLLHPNSERPLKSPEEMTRLFARWPHAIMASREIADACTFSLEDLKYEYPKRAYPDGMTPQQYLEQQTWEGAKWRYSNAIPAKVKTTLEYELELICKLDLAPYFLTIKEIVDFARSQTPPILCQGRGSAANSAVCFCLGITSVDPAEHQLLFDRFLSEERSEPPDIDVDFEHERREEVIQHIYKEYGRDRAGLCATVIHYRPRMAIREVGKAMGLSEDVTASLARTVWGGWGREIGEDHVAETGMDITDPHLRRVLTLTSQMIGMPRHLSQHVGGFILTDGLLTETVPIGNGAMPDRSFIEWDKDDIDDLGIFKVDVLALGMLTCIRKGLDLLEDHYDRPLTLATIPQEDPAVYDMLCKGDSLGVFQVESRAQMNMLPRLQPRQFYDLVVQVAIVRPGPIQGDMVHPYLKQRRLARAGKTDFQLPAPAPEHGPPDELSSILGRTFGVPIFQEQAMKIAIDAAKFSPAEANRLRRAMATFRSRGMVHAHEEMMVGRMIERGYDPDFSQRCFDQIKGFGEYGFPESHAASFAHLVYVSSWLKCHYPAAFACALLNSQPMGFYAPAQIVRDAAEHGVAVLPADVNGSDWDCTLEVIPPLSGEDMGPMALRLGLRQIDGFPEHVAAKLVAERVENGPYRDVAELRDRAGLAPSHVERLASADAFQSLDLPRRQALWDARSLIAAPDLPLFRAAAERDEGAEKARTALPVMPLSEEVVADYQTTRLSLKAHPMAFLRADLAQRGFVRACDLRERKFRSMVQVAGVVLIRQRPGSAKGVCFITLEDETGVVNLVVWPDLKEKQRKVVMGARLMEVRGRVEYDDEVIHVIAHHMTDATHMLSHLSDDALRYELARADHVNSPLPSGKINPRDNLRDEGTENAIRPPIRPRDLIDELPGTGGHPRNVRIIPKSRDFH; encoded by the coding sequence GTGCCTGAGGCTCCGCTCACTCCCGACAAGCGCCGGATCGATCTCGACCCCGAGGGGATCGATCCGCCACCGCGCGCGCCTTTCGTCGAGCTCGGCCTCGTCTCGTGCTTCAGCTTCCTGCGCGGCAGTTCGGACGCGGTCGATCTGGTGCTGACCGCGCGCGCGCTCGGCTACGACGCGCTCGGCATTGCCGATGCCAACAGCATGGCGGGCGTGGTCCGTATTCACACCGAGGCGAAGACGCTGAAGCTGCGGCCCGTGATCGGCTGCCGGATCGAGACAGTCGAGGGCCTCGCCTTTCTCGCGTATCCGAAGGATCGCGCGGCTTACGGGTGCCTGTGCCGCCTGATCAGCCAAGGCCGGATGCAGACGCTTTCGGGAAAGTGGCAGGAGAAGGGTGTGTGCGAGATCGACCTCGCGATGCTCGCCGACCATGCTGAGGATGTGCAGCTGACCCTGCTACCGCCGGACGATCTCGATGCACGGTTCACGATCGCGGTGCCGAGCAATGTGATCCCCTTCCGCCATCCTTCTTCGGGGCGACAGACAGGAAGCAAGCTCCCGGATCAGGTCCGGGGTGACGACAAGGTGGAACTCACCGCGCCATTCCCCAAGGTCCTTCCCCACCTGACTGCGCAACTCCCCACACTGCGCCACCTCGCCGCCGCCTACCTCTACCGTGGTGACGATATCGCCCGGATCGACCGGCTCGACGCCGTAGCGCACGAGCACGGTCTGTCGCTGCTCGCCACCAACGACGTGCATTACCACATTCCCGAGCGGCGGCCGCTCAATGACGTCATGACGGCAATCCGCCACAAGACGACCGTCGAAGCCGCCGGACACCTGCTCCATCCCAATTCCGAGCGGCCCCTCAAATCGCCCGAAGAAATGACGCGTCTGTTCGCGCGCTGGCCCCATGCCATCATGGCGTCACGCGAAATCGCGGATGCCTGCACCTTCAGCCTGGAAGATCTGAAGTACGAGTACCCGAAGCGCGCCTATCCCGATGGCATGACCCCGCAGCAATATCTGGAACAGCAGACGTGGGAGGGTGCGAAATGGCGTTATTCCAATGCTATACCTGCCAAAGTTAAAACCACGCTTGAGTATGAGCTGGAGCTGATCTGCAAGCTCGATCTCGCTCCCTATTTCCTTACCATCAAGGAAATCGTCGATTTCGCGCGCAGCCAGACGCCCCCGATCCTGTGTCAGGGGCGCGGCAGCGCGGCCAATTCTGCCGTGTGCTTCTGCCTCGGCATCACCAGCGTCGACCCTGCCGAGCACCAGTTGCTGTTCGACCGGTTTCTCTCCGAAGAGCGCAGCGAGCCGCCCGATATCGATGTCGATTTCGAGCATGAGCGGCGAGAGGAAGTCATCCAGCACATTTACAAGGAGTATGGACGGGATCGCGCCGGATTGTGCGCCACGGTGATTCACTATCGCCCGCGCATGGCCATCCGGGAGGTGGGCAAGGCGATGGGCCTGTCGGAAGACGTCACCGCATCGCTCGCACGCACCGTGTGGGGTGGCTGGGGGCGCGAGATCGGTGAGGATCATGTGGCGGAAACGGGCATGGATATCACCGATCCGCATTTGAGGCGGGTTCTCACGCTCACCAGCCAAATGATTGGAATGCCACGGCATCTTAGTCAGCATGTCGGTGGTTTCATCCTCACAGACGGATTGCTCACCGAGACCGTGCCGATCGGCAATGGCGCAATGCCCGATCGCAGTTTCATCGAATGGGACAAGGACGACATCGACGATCTTGGCATCTTCAAGGTGGATGTGCTCGCGCTCGGGATGCTGACCTGCATTCGCAAGGGCCTCGATCTGCTGGAAGATCATTACGACCGGCCGCTGACGCTCGCCACCATCCCGCAGGAAGATCCGGCCGTGTACGACATGCTGTGCAAGGGAGACTCGCTCGGCGTATTCCAGGTCGAGAGCAGGGCACAGATGAACATGCTGCCGCGCCTGCAACCGCGCCAATTCTATGATCTGGTGGTTCAGGTCGCGATCGTGCGTCCCGGCCCGATTCAGGGCGATATGGTCCACCCCTATCTCAAGCAGCGGCGGTTGGCGCGTGCGGGAAAGACCGATTTCCAGCTTCCTGCGCCTGCGCCCGAGCATGGTCCGCCGGACGAGCTGTCCTCGATCCTGGGGCGCACTTTCGGAGTGCCGATCTTTCAGGAACAGGCGATGAAAATCGCCATCGATGCGGCCAAGTTTTCTCCGGCAGAGGCCAACCGCCTGCGCCGGGCGATGGCCACCTTCCGTAGCCGGGGAATGGTTCACGCGCATGAGGAAATGATGGTCGGGAGGATGATAGAGCGCGGCTACGACCCCGACTTCTCCCAGCGCTGCTTCGACCAGATCAAGGGTTTCGGGGAATACGGGTTCCCGGAGAGCCACGCGGCCAGCTTCGCGCACCTCGTCTACGTCTCCAGCTGGCTCAAGTGCCACTATCCGGCGGCTTTCGCCTGCGCGCTGCTCAATTCGCAGCCGATGGGCTTTTACGCACCCGCACAGATCGTGCGCGATGCGGCGGAGCATGGGGTCGCGGTGCTGCCGGCGGATGTGAATGGGTCGGACTGGGATTGTACGTTGGAGGTTATTCCTCCCCTCTCGGGGGAGGACATGGGGCCCATGGCCCTGCGCCTCGGCCTGCGTCAGATCGACGGTTTCCCCGAGCATGTCGCGGCCAAACTGGTGGCGGAGCGGGTGGAAAATGGCCCTTACCGCGATGTCGCGGAGTTGCGCGACCGTGCGGGACTTGCTCCCTCTCATGTCGAGCGGCTCGCATCTGCCGATGCCTTCCAGTCGCTCGACCTGCCGCGCCGGCAGGCTCTGTGGGACGCGCGCAGCCTGATCGCCGCGCCCGACCTGCCGCTGTTCCGCGCGGCGGCCGAGCGTGACGAGGGGGCGGAGAAAGCCCGTACCGCGCTGCCCGTCATGCCGCTCAGCGAAGAGGTCGTCGCCGATTACCAGACCACCCGGCTCAGCCTAAAGGCGCACCCGATGGCCTTCCTGCGCGCCGACTTGGCGCAGCGCGGCTTCGTGCGCGCCTGCGACCTGCGCGAGCGCAAGTTCCGCTCCATGGTCCAGGTCGCGGGCGTGGTGCTGATCCGCCAGCGGCCGGGCAGTGCCAAGGGCGTGTGCTTCATCACGCTGGAGGACGAGACGGGGGTGGTGAATCTGGTCGTGTGGCCGGACTTGAAGGAAAAGCAACGCAAGGTCGTGATGGGCGCACGGCTGATGGAGGTGCGCGGGCGGGTGGAGTACGACGACGAGGTGATCCACGTCATCGCCCATCACATGACCGACGCGACGCACATGCTCTCGCACCTGTCCGACGATGCGCTGCGCTATGAGCTAGCGCGCGCAGACCATGTGAACAGCCCGCTGCCGAGCGGGAAGATCAATCCGCGCGACAACCTGCGCGATGAGGGCACTGAAAACGCGATCCGACCCCCAATTCGCCCCCGCGATCTGATCGACGAATTGCCCGGCACCGGCGGCCATCCACGCAATGTCCGGATCATTCCCAAGTCGCGCGACTTTCATTGA
- a CDS encoding UdgX family uracil-DNA binding protein (This protein belongs to the uracil DNA glycosylase superfamily, members of which act in excision repair of DNA. However, it belongs more specifically to UdgX branch, whose founding member was found to bind uracil in DNA (where it does not belong), without cleaving it, appears to promote DNA repair by a pathway involving RecA, rather than base excision.), which translates to MTALQHVKSHAHYTVQLPRSDDFAFWRESARALIQCDIPPDKVAWVEPGGSGDLFASGGMRLPEPPADAPPVRASKRYLSLAANAALHRDPARFALLYRLLWRLQANPRLMEDKADPDVRRVEELDKNVRRDSHKMHAFVRFRQVEEADGAEHYVAWFEPEHHILRANAGFFQRRFASMRWSILTPQGTLHWDRETMREGPPAQKADAPQGDPVEDLWRTYYASIFNPARLKVGAMLSEMPRKYWKNLPEAELIPELIAGAQKRESEMVAAGERDDGVRPESLAAIGEAIQACRKCPIGCLENRAVMGEGPSDATLMIVGEQPGDHEDQERRPFVGPAGQLLDVHLERAGIDRDAAYVTNAVKHFKFTMRGKRRLHQSPTAKEIDTCRWWIEGERELVRPKLVLAMGASAARGMLGKTVSISKVRGEPIPLDDGSELWVTAHPSYLLRLDGEAREKQAALFDADLAAVRERLAELAGQ; encoded by the coding sequence ATGACCGCGCTCCAACACGTCAAATCCCACGCGCACTACACCGTCCAGCTGCCACGCAGCGACGACTTCGCCTTCTGGCGCGAGAGCGCGCGCGCGCTGATCCAGTGCGACATCCCGCCCGACAAGGTCGCATGGGTCGAACCGGGTGGCAGCGGCGATCTGTTCGCGAGCGGCGGCATGCGCCTGCCAGAGCCGCCCGCCGATGCCCCTCCGGTCCGCGCGAGCAAGCGCTACCTCAGCCTTGCCGCAAACGCCGCGCTGCACCGCGATCCGGCGCGTTTCGCGCTGCTCTATCGCCTGCTGTGGCGGTTGCAGGCCAATCCGCGCCTGATGGAGGACAAGGCCGATCCCGATGTCCGGCGCGTAGAAGAACTCGACAAGAACGTCCGGCGCGACAGCCACAAGATGCACGCTTTTGTCCGTTTCCGACAGGTCGAGGAGGCCGATGGGGCGGAGCATTACGTCGCCTGGTTCGAGCCCGAGCATCACATCCTGCGCGCCAATGCGGGCTTCTTCCAGCGCCGCTTTGCGAGCATGCGCTGGTCGATCCTGACCCCGCAGGGCACGCTCCACTGGGATCGCGAGACGATGCGCGAAGGCCCGCCCGCGCAGAAAGCCGACGCGCCGCAGGGCGACCCGGTCGAGGATCTGTGGCGCACCTATTACGCGTCGATCTTCAATCCCGCGCGCCTGAAGGTGGGGGCGATGCTTTCTGAGATGCCGCGCAAATACTGGAAGAACCTGCCTGAGGCGGAGCTCATTCCGGAGCTGATCGCGGGTGCGCAGAAGCGGGAGAGCGAGATGGTCGCGGCAGGGGAACGCGATGACGGTGTCCGTCCCGAGAGCTTGGCGGCGATTGGCGAGGCGATACAGGCATGCCGCAAGTGCCCGATTGGCTGTCTGGAGAACCGCGCGGTGATGGGTGAGGGGCCGTCCGATGCGACGCTGATGATCGTCGGCGAGCAACCGGGCGATCACGAGGATCAGGAGCGCCGGCCCTTTGTCGGCCCCGCCGGACAGTTGCTCGACGTGCATCTGGAGCGTGCCGGGATCGATCGCGACGCAGCCTACGTCACCAATGCGGTCAAGCACTTCAAGTTCACGATGAGGGGCAAGCGGCGGCTGCACCAGTCGCCCACCGCCAAGGAGATCGACACCTGCCGCTGGTGGATCGAAGGTGAGCGCGAACTTGTGAGGCCCAAGCTGGTGCTTGCCATGGGCGCTAGCGCAGCACGCGGAATGCTGGGCAAGACGGTCAGCATCTCGAAGGTTCGTGGTGAGCCGATCCCGCTCGACGACGGCAGCGAACTATGGGTCACCGCGCACCCGTCCTACCTGCTGCGGCTCGATGGCGAGGCGCGCGAGAAGCAGGCCGCGCTGTTCGATGCCGACCTCGCGGCGGTGCGCGAGCGGTTAGCGGAGCTGGCCGGGCAATGA
- a CDS encoding putative DNA modification/repair radical SAM protein, producing MGVAPILDRLKILADAAKYDASCASSGTAKRNSTKGGIGSTEGMGICHAYAPDGRCISLLKILLTNHCIFDCHYCINRKSSNVQRARFTPQEVADLTISFYRRNYIEGLFLSSGIIKSSDHTMEMIVEAARILREEYDFRGYIHLKTIPEADPEIIHRAGFYADRVSINVELPTDAGLTRLAPDKNARQIEGALGKTSSDIIEAKDAKKRFKHAPRFAPAGQSTQMIIGADAASDADIVGRASRLYDSFGLRRVYYSAFSPIPDASAVLPLKRPPLIREHRLYQSDWLMRFYDYRPQEIMQATEADGNLPLDIDPKLAWALKFRERFPVDVNRASREDLRRVPGLGVKAVHRILASRRHRTLRLDDVARLTVSLTKVRPFICTVDWRPTMLTDRADLRKLLAPKQEQLELFAA from the coding sequence ATGGGCGTTGCACCGATCCTCGACCGGCTGAAGATTCTTGCCGATGCGGCCAAGTATGATGCGTCCTGCGCCTCGTCCGGCACGGCGAAGCGCAACAGCACCAAGGGCGGGATCGGCTCGACCGAAGGCATGGGCATCTGCCACGCCTATGCGCCCGACGGCCGGTGCATCTCGCTGCTGAAAATTCTGCTGACCAATCACTGCATCTTCGATTGCCACTACTGCATCAACCGCAAGAGTTCGAATGTGCAGCGAGCGCGCTTCACGCCGCAGGAGGTCGCGGATTTGACGATCAGCTTCTATCGCCGCAATTATATCGAAGGGCTGTTCCTCTCCTCCGGCATCATCAAGAGCAGCGATCACACGATGGAAATGATCGTGGAGGCCGCGCGGATCCTGCGCGAGGAGTACGATTTTCGCGGCTATATTCACTTGAAGACGATCCCCGAGGCGGACCCGGAGATCATCCACCGCGCCGGGTTCTACGCCGATCGCGTCTCGATCAATGTCGAGCTTCCGACCGATGCCGGTCTGACGCGGTTGGCGCCGGACAAGAACGCGCGCCAGATCGAAGGCGCGCTGGGCAAGACCAGCAGCGATATTATCGAAGCAAAGGACGCGAAGAAGCGGTTCAAGCATGCACCGCGCTTCGCGCCCGCGGGCCAGTCGACGCAGATGATCATCGGCGCGGACGCGGCGAGCGATGCGGATATCGTAGGGCGGGCGAGCCGGTTGTACGACAGTTTCGGCCTCCGCCGGGTCTATTATAGCGCCTTCTCGCCGATCCCCGATGCCTCGGCCGTGCTGCCGCTCAAGCGCCCGCCGCTGATCCGCGAGCACCGCCTCTACCAGTCGGACTGGCTGATGAGGTTCTACGATTACCGCCCGCAGGAAATCATGCAGGCGACCGAGGCTGACGGCAACCTTCCGCTCGACATCGATCCCAAGCTGGCCTGGGCTTTGAAGTTTCGCGAGCGTTTCCCGGTCGACGTGAACCGCGCGAGCCGGGAAGACCTGCGGCGTGTGCCGGGGCTGGGGGTGAAGGCGGTGCATCGCATTCTCGCCTCGCGCCGTCACCGAACACTCAGGCTCGACGATGTGGCGCGGCTGACCGTGTCGCTGACCAAGGTGCGGCCCTTTATCTGCACGGTGGACTGGCGCCCGACGATGCTGACCGACCGCGCCGACCTGCGCAAGCTGCTCGCGCCCAAGCAGGAACAGCTGGAGCTGTTTGCGGCATGA
- the pstA gene encoding phosphate ABC transporter permease PstA, whose amino-acid sequence MTSPADTEARRPTRSAAFEKRLKQRYAQERRFKLFGLFAIIVSIAILFVLLGNMTINGVGGFQRAELQVPINFAESGLAGDAASLSQPGAVQTLEMQGLPEIVSFAAEQRMGAAGAEQLSQDAWREVAEDLRADPGMLRGQQTFWLPASGDLASGMDGEGSPEMQALAAQLEREGYLEKRFDWGFLTRSDATDPQQVGVWGALKGSILTMIVTLALAFPIGVLSALYLEEYAPKNRWTDIIEVSINNLAAVPSIIFGLLGLAVFLWIFPNMRSAPLVGGMTLALMTMPVIVISGRNAIKAVPPSIRDGALAVGASPVQVVFHHVLPLALPGILTGTIIGMARALGETAPLLLIGMRAFVATPPDGFTSPATVLPVQIFLWSDEIDRGFIERTSAAIIVLLLFLLVMNALAIYLRNKFEKTW is encoded by the coding sequence ATGACCAGTCCCGCAGATACCGAAGCGCGCCGGCCGACCCGCAGCGCGGCGTTCGAAAAGCGCCTGAAGCAGCGCTACGCGCAGGAACGGCGGTTCAAGCTGTTCGGCCTGTTCGCGATCATCGTGTCGATCGCGATCCTGTTCGTGCTGCTCGGCAACATGACCATCAACGGCGTTGGCGGCTTCCAGCGCGCCGAGTTGCAGGTGCCGATCAACTTTGCCGAATCGGGCCTCGCCGGAGACGCCGCCTCGCTCAGCCAGCCCGGCGCGGTGCAGACGCTGGAAATGCAGGGCCTGCCAGAGATCGTCTCCTTCGCCGCCGAACAGCGCATGGGCGCAGCGGGTGCCGAACAGCTTAGCCAGGACGCCTGGCGCGAGGTTGCCGAAGATCTGCGCGCCGACCCGGGCATGCTGCGTGGGCAGCAGACCTTCTGGCTGCCCGCCAGCGGCGATCTGGCAAGCGGGATGGACGGCGAAGGCTCGCCCGAAATGCAGGCGCTGGCCGCCCAGCTTGAACGCGAGGGCTATCTGGAAAAGCGCTTCGACTGGGGCTTTCTGACCCGCTCCGACGCGACCGACCCACAGCAGGTGGGCGTGTGGGGCGCGCTCAAGGGATCGATCCTGACCATGATCGTGACGCTCGCGCTGGCCTTTCCGATCGGCGTACTCTCCGCGCTCTATCTGGAAGAATACGCGCCCAAGAACCGCTGGACCGACATTATCGAGGTTTCGATCAACAACCTCGCGGCGGTCCCGTCGATCATCTTCGGCCTGCTCGGCCTCGCGGTGTTCCTGTGGATCTTCCCCAATATGCGTTCCGCCCCGCTGGTCGGCGGGATGACGCTGGCGCTGATGACGATGCCGGTGATCGTCATCTCGGGCCGCAACGCGATCAAGGCCGTGCCGCCCTCGATCCGCGACGGCGCGCTGGCGGTCGGCGCAAGCCCCGTGCAGGTGGTGTTCCACCACGTGCTGCCGCTCGCCCTGCCCGGCATTCTCACCGGCACCATCATCGGCATGGCGCGTGCGCTGGGCGAGACCGCGCCGCTGCTGCTGATCGGCATGCGCGCCTTCGTCGCCACGCCGCCCGATGGCTTCACCTCGCCCGCCACGGTGCTGCCGGTGCAAATCTTCCTGTGGTCGGATGAGATCGACCGCGGCTTCATCGAAAGGACCAGCGCGGCGATTATCGTGCTATTGCTGTTCCTGCTGGTGATGAACGCCCTCGCCATTTATCTGCGCAACAAGTTCGAGAAAACCTGGTGA
- the phoB gene encoding phosphate regulon transcriptional regulator PhoB has protein sequence MPSAKLILVEDDPALAELLEFRFANEGYQVRVTADGDEALLMASEDVPDLIILDWMIEGTSGIEVCRRLRRDKATAHVPIIMLTAREAEDDRVRGLETGADDYLTKPFSPRELLARVAAVMRRIRPALAGETIEVGDIRLDPVAHKVERRGRNLQLGPTEYRLLKFFMESPGRVFSRGQLLDGVWGTGSDIELRTVDVHIRRLRKALELEGASDPIRTVRSAGYALEAV, from the coding sequence GTGCCTTCTGCCAAGCTGATCCTTGTCGAAGACGACCCGGCACTTGCCGAGCTGCTCGAATTCCGGTTCGCCAACGAGGGCTATCAGGTCCGTGTAACCGCCGATGGCGACGAAGCGCTGCTTATGGCGAGCGAGGACGTGCCCGACCTGATCATCCTGGACTGGATGATCGAGGGGACCAGCGGAATCGAGGTCTGTCGCCGCCTGCGCAGGGACAAGGCCACCGCGCACGTTCCGATCATCATGCTGACCGCGCGCGAGGCGGAGGATGACCGGGTCCGCGGGCTGGAAACCGGCGCCGACGATTACCTGACCAAGCCGTTCAGCCCCCGCGAACTGCTCGCCCGGGTGGCTGCGGTGATGCGCCGCATCCGCCCCGCCCTCGCGGGAGAGACGATCGAGGTGGGCGATATCCGGCTCGACCCCGTCGCGCACAAGGTCGAACGGCGCGGACGCAACCTGCAATTGGGGCCGACCGAGTACCGTCTGCTCAAGTTCTTCATGGAGAGCCCGGGCCGCGTGTTCAGCCGCGGCCAGCTGCTCGACGGCGTATGGGGCACCGGCAGCGATATCGAACTGCGCACGGTCGATGTGCATATCCGGCGGCTGCGCAAGGCGCTGGAGCTTGAAGGCGCAAGCGATCCGATCCGTACGGTCCGTTCGGCCGGATACGCGCTCGAAGCGGTGTAA